A genome region from Drosophila simulans strain w501 chromosome 2R, Prin_Dsim_3.1, whole genome shotgun sequence includes the following:
- the LOC6736183 gene encoding ejaculatory bulb-specific protein 1, producing MVRQLILVLSLILFCGSSHAVVSELARQSESAIQGLADIKMAPLRYLDVLFGGNPGGLRGLDGGNSASLSTAATLQAAKVASILARANILAGGDVSSSGYSKISAGVGKGSDLITIIKNTRSYDPYLIPPGIPGYNYPLGWPLRYPLGPYGPNRPPWPPINSPPGGLFPGGPSPGGPSPGGPFPGGPSPGEPSPGGPSPGGPFPGGPSPIGPFPGGPSPSGPSPGGPSPGGHSPGGPSPDAPFHGGSPPSPGGPRGPWLFPWIHLPRPNLPGRPIPGQDGSEGPSSVLNVAGGILGNGGLFGTGIFGEHGLFGTGFLSGPSLDPFGIFTPIGNFFGSLGNLFGFSSPSQVIPIFGGKFGRGLQGSITLDVGGTVPSAKGILGQLLHPFLGFLG from the exons ATGGTGCGACAATTG ATACTCGTCCTTTCTCTGATTCTCTTCTGCGGCAGCTCACATGCTGTTGTCAGTGAGTTGGCCCGTCAGAGCGAGTCTGCCATCCAGGGCTTGGCAGACATAAAGATGGCGCCGCTACGTTATTTAGATGTTCTCTTTGGTGGAAATCCCGGAGGACTTCGGGGCCTAGACGGAGGAAATTCTGCATCTTTATCAACTGCCGCCACCTTACAAGCAGCTAAAGTAGCAAGTATATTGGCAAGAGCCAACATATTGGCAGGAGGTGATGTCTCCAGTTCCGGATATAGTAAAATTTCAGCTGGTGTGGGCAAGGGAAGCGACCTAATCACTATAATTAAGAACACACGATCCTACGATCCGTACCTTATTCCACCAGGTATTCCTGGCTATAATTATCCACTTGGATGGCCTCTTCGTTATCCATTAGGTCCTTATGGGCCTAATCGGCCACCATGGCCACCAATTAATTCTCCACCAGGTGGACTTTTCCCTGGTGGACCTTCCCCTGGTGGACCTTCCCCTGGTGGACCTTTCCCTGGTGGACCTTCTCCTGGTGAACCTTCCCCTGGTGGACCTTCCCCTGGTGGACCTTTCCCTGGTGGACCTTCCCCTATTGGACCTTTCCCTGGTGGACCTTCCCCTAGTGGACCTTCCCCTGGTGGTCCTTCCCCTGGTGGACATTCCCCTGGTGGACCTTCCCCTGATGCACCTTTCCATGGTGGATCTCCACCTTCACCAGGCGGACCACGTGGACCATGGCTATTTCCATGGATACACCTACCTCGGCCTAACCTTCCAGGAAGACCTATCCCTGGCCAAGACGGTTCGGAAGGTCCAAGTAGTGTGCTAAATGTTGCTGGCGGAATCCTTGGAAACGGTGGACTGTTCGGTACGGGAATTTTCGGAGAACATGGACTTTTCGGAACTGGATTTCTTAGTGGACCTTCATTAGACCCCTTTGGCATTTTTACTCCAATCGGAAATTTCTTTGGATCACTAGGAAACTTATTCGGATTTAGTTCACCTAGTCAAGTTATTCCAATCTTTGGTGGGAAATTTGGGCGCGGATTGCAGGGGTCTATCACCTTGGATGTCGGCGGCACAGTGCCATCGGCAAAAGGCATATTAGGACAACTTTTGCATCCTTTCCTGGGATTTCTGGGATAG
- the LOC6736182 gene encoding ejaculatory bulb-specific protein 2 has translation MIRILVLMITFTLMTGSALCSIEQLMRVFGGGSVGGGSRLDINRRVTIVPPEGDFSFGYGFRPGFY, from the exons ATGATTCGAATTTTG GTTTTAATGATTACATTCACTCTAATGACTGGTAGCGCTCTTTGTTCTATCGAGCAACTTATGCGGGTCTTTGGCGGTGGATCTGTTGGAGGAGGTTCTAGGCTAGACATCAACAGAAGGGTAACTATAGTTCCACCCGAAGGCGACTTCTCCTTTGGATATGGCTTTCGTCCTGGATTCTATTGA
- the LOC27207673 gene encoding uncharacterized protein LOC27207673: protein MCYHLFNYYQRSFATKFCAMSRLFILALILSILADSAFGNIEELLRSIDRALGGSLGINSGMARSGFGIRTPNSEFSIGYGG, encoded by the exons ATGTGCTATCATTTGTTTAACTATTATCAAAGAAGCTTTGCTACCAAATTCTGCGCAATGTCTCGCCTTttt ATTCTAGCACTTATTCTATCCATCCTAGCCGACAGTGCTTTTGGAAATATTGAAGAGCTTTTACGAAGCATTGACAGGGCACTTGGTGGATCCTTGGGTATAAATTCTGGTATGGCAAGGTCTGGATTTGGCATAAGAACACCCAATAGCGAATTTTCGATTGGATATGGTGGCTGA